The following are from one region of the Syngnathus acus chromosome 10, fSynAcu1.2, whole genome shotgun sequence genome:
- the LOC119128929 gene encoding gap junction beta-1 protein-like: protein MNWGSFYAVISGVNRHSTGIGRIWLSVIFIFRILVLVVAAESVWGDEKSGFTCNTQQPGCNSVCYDQFFPISHIRLWALQLILVSTPALLVGMHVAHRRHIEKKILRRAGRNSPKELEHIKNQKYLITGALWWTYMISIVFRILFEVAFLYIFYMIYPGFRMVRLVKCDSYPCPNTVDCFVSRPTEKTIFTVFMLAVSGVCVLLNLAEVIYLISRACKRFFHRSKEESKVDWMSQKLSSYKIKSIS from the coding sequence ATGAACTGGGGGTCCTTTTACGCTGTGATCAGCGGCGTAAACAGGCACTCGACGGGCATCGGACGCATATGGCTCTCGGTCATCTTTATTTTCCGTATCCTGGTCCTGGTGGTTGCGGCGGAGAGCGTCTGGGGAGACGAGAAGTCCGGCTTCACCTGCAACACCCAACAGCCCGGCTGCAACAGCGTCTGCTACGACCAGTTCTTTCCCATCTCGCACATCCGCCTATGGGCGCTTCAGCTTATCTTGGTCTCCACGCCGGCACTTCTTGTGGGCATGCATGTGGCCCATCGCCGCCACATCGAAAAGAAGATTCTGAGGCGGGCGGGCCGCAACAGTCCCAAGGAGCTGGAGCACATCAAGAACCAAAAGTATCTCATCACCGGAGCTCTCTGGTGGACCTACATGATCAGCATCGTCTTCCGAATCCTCTTTGAAGTGGcttttctttacattttctaCATGATCTACCCGGGCTTCAGGATGGTGCGCTTGGTCAAGTGCGATTCGTACCCGTGCCCCAACACTGTGGACTGCTTTGTTTCCAGGCCCACAGAGAAGACCATCTTCACTGTCTTCATGCTGGCTGTGTCCGGAGTGTGTGTATTGCTCAACCTGGCTGAGGTGATCTACCTCATCAGCAGGGCGTGTAAACGGTTCTTCCACCGCTCTAAAGAAGAGTCTAAAGTTGACTGGATGAGTCAAAAATTGTCTTCCtataaaatcaaatcaatcagcTGA
- the LOC119128928 gene encoding gap junction alpha-3 protein-like produces MGDWNLLGKLLENAQEHSTVVGKVWLTVLFIFRILILSAATEKVWGDEQSGFTCDTKQPGCENVCYDITFPISHVRFWVLQIIFVSTPTLIYLGHILHLVRMEEKQMEKEKNHPPDKPALVVEARKHKKPLMRDEKGHVRLQGELLRTYVFNVVFKTLFEVGFIVAQYLLYGFELKPMYTCDRPPCPNPVNCYISRPTEKTIFIIFMLGVASLSLFLNLIEIYHLGFTKCRQGMTFRRGNQSPETMSKGHSDTEAPFGPTYNHYFHEHRPPSYNLSPLSAGTDSSFHPCNSKAAYKQNKDNLAVERSGSKLEECDLKGKKQGSAAGSPTQSRQGHSAKYGNNKTRIDDLKI; encoded by the coding sequence ATGGGCGACTGGAACCTGTTGGGAAAGCTCCTGGAAAATGCCCAGGAGCACTCCACCGTGGTGGGGAAGGTGTGGCTCACGGTCCTGTTCATCTTCCGCATCCTGATCCTGAGCGCCGCCACAGAGAAGGTGTGGGGCGACGAGCAGTCGGGCTTCACCTGCGACACCAAGCAGCCCGGTTGCGAGAACGTCTGCTACGATATCACTTTCCCCATCTCCCACGTTCGCTTCTGGGTGCTGCAGATCATCTTCGTGTCCACGCCGACGCTGATCTACCTGGGCCACATCCTTCATCTGGTGCGCATGGAGGAGAAGCAAATGGAGAAAGAGAAGAATCATCCGCCAGACAAGCCGGCCCTCGTCGTGGAAGCCCGCAAGCACAAAAAGCCCCTGATGAGGGACGAGAAAGGACACGTGCGCCTGCAGGGGGAACTACTGCGCACATATGTCTTTAATGTCGTTTTTAAGACCCTCTTTGAGGTGGGGTTCATTGTGGCCCAGTACCTGTTGTACGGCTTTGAGTTGAAGCCCATGTACACATGCGACAGGCCGCCATGTCCCAACCCGGTCAACTGCTACATCTCCCGACCCACCGAGAAAaccatcttcatcatcttcatgCTGGGTGTGGCCAGTCTTTCCCTCTTCCTCAACCTCATTGAGATCTACCACCTGGGCTTCACCAAGTGCCGCCAAGGCATGACCTTCAGGAGAGGGAACCAGTCACCCGAGACCATGTCCAAGGGGCACAGTGACACCGAAGCGCCGTTCGGCCCGACGTATAACCACTACTTCCACGAGCATCGCCCTCCCAGCTACAACCTCTCGCCGCTGTCCGCGGGCACCGACTCATCCTTTCACCCCTGTAACAGCAAAGCGGCCTACAAACAGAATAAGGACAACTTGGCGGTGGAAAGGAGCGGTAGCAAGCTGGAGGAATGTGACCTGAAAGGCAAGAAGCAAGGATCTGCTGCGGGGTCACCCACGCAGAGCAGGCAAGGCCACAGTGCCAAGTACGGCAACAACAAGACTAGAATAGATGATCTCAAGATATGA
- the LOC119129355 gene encoding transforming growth factor beta activator LRRC32-like, translated as MVRHMFAYFLLLWSLGHELYTTGKRDNGTKEQSWRNQNLDSVPLDLDVRLRRLDLSNNVIRRLHNLDLPYLEQLDLSSNQLELISEGAIKDLALLEKLNLSKNALNNNFDRNSNGLQSTGGLKSLDLSLNNLGDEAVKLYLRNKSSLEQLKLSGNSLTRLTRYLFKESEGLRSIIIDDNLISAIDRGTFEPLGKLEKLNLAKNNLARICDFKLQHVKDLNLSRNSIEFFVTAEDNRMYSLEILDLSHNKLLYFPIVPKFNQLKYLYLHHNIVGSLTSEASMISEVNSLYNEVVRKGDVRIRKNNLHSTWRLMPLIYIDLSYNHFTSFPLETLSLLTSLEELDFSFNCVQNLTWNVRRDGASEYDRQLHFRSLKYLNMQSNGLVSVSPLFLKALTKVETINLQDNAVQPCAPEGQVYSSLSARQPNFNSSCVAFGKLKTLKHLSLEDNNIKSLQANAFQGGSLVSLNLARNSHMTMQVDSLEDIKETLQTLTISELNVTNSELVLPCMPSLMHLNISNNNLNVLPQSLYCSPLRELNIRNNAFESLNYSLIEALSEHLGVINFSGNYFTCCDSNWLSALNNSRIEMPDITHTECFTGDSGISIEEYLKSSSLYCSLHVKGIHYGQIFTVILFVAVLIIVVIMFTRKMCCLKKSLIV; from the exons ATGGTCAGACACATGTTTGCTTATTTCCTACTACTATGGTCACTAGGCCATGAGCTTTACACCACTGGGAAAAGAGATAATGGTACCAAG GAGCAATCTTGGAGAAACCAGAACCTTGATTCCGTCCCTCTGGATTTGGATGTACGACTGAGAAGGCTCGACTTATCCAATAATGTCATCAGACGGTTGCACAACCTTGATTTGCCATACTTGGAGCAGCTGGACTTGAGCAGCAACCAGCTGGAGCTCATCTCTGAAGGAGCTATCAAAGACCTGGCTCTGCTTGAGAAGTTAAATTTGTCTAAAAATGCGCTGAACAACAATTTTGACAGAAACAGCAATGGCCTGCAATCCACCGGTGGACTTAAGAGTTTGGACTTATCACTGAACAATTTGGGGGACGAAGCGGTGAAACTGTACCTACGAAACAAATCTTCTCTTGAGCAACTTAAGCTGAGTGGGAATTCTTTAACACGACTTACACGCTACTTGTTCAAAGAGAGTGAAGGCCTAAGAAGCATTATTATTGATGACAATCTGATATCAGCAATCGACAGAGGAACATTTGAGCCGCTGGGAAAACTTGAGAAGCTTAACCTGGCTAAAAATAACCTCGCTCGTATATGCGATTTCAAACTACAGCATGTTAAAGATTTAAATCTAAGTCGAAATTCAATTGAGTTCTTTGTTACTGCTGAGGATAACCGCATGTATAGTCTTGAAATTCTTGATCTTAGTCACAACAAACTACTTTATTTCCCAATCGTCCCAAAATTTAACCAATTGAAATACCTTTATTTGCATCATAATATTGTGGGTTCATTAACTTCGGAAGCATCAATGATATCAGAGGTTAATTCCTTGTACAATGAAGTTGTCAGAAAGGGTGACGTTAGAATTCGAAAAAATAATCTTCACTCAACCTGGAGACTGATGCCACTGATCTATATTGACCTCAGCTACAACCACTTTACATCTTTTCCGCTGGAAACTTTGAGCCTTCTCACGTCATTGGAAGAGCTTGACTTCAGTTTTAACTGCGTGCAAAATCTCACATGGAATGTCCGCCGTGACGGCGCATCGGAATACGACAGGCAGCTTCATTTTCGTTCCTTAAAATACCTAAACATGCAAAGCAATGGACTAGTGTCTGTTTCGCCACTCTTTCTCAAGGCACTCACAAAAGTCGAGACGATAAATCTCCAAGACAACGCGGTGCAGCCTTGCGCTCCTGAGGGCCAAGTGTACAGCTCCTTATCAGCACGGCAACCAAACTTCAACTCATCGTGTGTTGCCTTTGGAAAATTGAAAACTCTCAAACATCTAAGCCTTGAagacaacaacataaaaagtCTTCAGGCAAATGCATTCCAGGGAGGTTCTTTGGTGTCCCTCAACCTAGCTAGAAATTCTCACATGACCATGCAAGTTGATTCACTGGAGGACATCAAAGAAACGCTTCAGACGTTGACGATCAGTGAATTGAACGTAACCAATTCCGAGCTGGTCTTGCCCTGCATGCCAAGTCTGATGCATCTCAACATATCCAACAACAATCTCAATGTTTTACCACAAAGTTTATATTGCTCACCTCTAAGAGAACTCAACATAAGGAATAACGCCTTTGAGTCTTTGAACTACTCCTTGATTGAAGCGTTATCAGAACACCTTGGTGTTATCAATTTCAGTGGAAATTACTTTACTTGTTGTGACAGCAATTGGCTGAGCGCCCTGAACAATTCCAGAATTGAAATGCCTGACATTACTCACACCGAATGCTTTACCGGTGACAGCGGTATCTCTATCGAAGAATATTTGAAAAGTTCTTCACTGTATTGTTCACTTCACGTAAAAGGGATTCACTATGGACAAATATTCacagttattttgtttgtagcTGTATTGATAATAGTGGTCATTATGTTCACTCGAAAAATGTGTTGCCTTAAAAAATCATTAATTGTGTGA